The following coding sequences are from one Rutidosis leptorrhynchoides isolate AG116_Rl617_1_P2 chromosome 11, CSIRO_AGI_Rlap_v1, whole genome shotgun sequence window:
- the LOC139875980 gene encoding uncharacterized protein, giving the protein MSESSNSTAVSAHQQHLTAEVFKSNWEWICTPSGRTADELLDLENLIKSIHFDFNLGEKWKWAQAKDGIFTVRRLSFLIDKHILGHPPSLNKTLRNKLIPKKIEIFTWRALKKRIPVRVELDKRGIDLHSVRCPVCDDGLESVDHSLVSCKFASEVWVRIYKWWNMGPCTFSNLDFLEGNLTQASSSLGKKIWQGVLWVCAYYLWKNRNMKVFRNEEWCVPVLVNEIQVKAFEWISFRLRGNNIDWSSWLVNPHVFLNL; this is encoded by the coding sequence ATGTCCGAAAGTTCCAATTCTACAGCCGTTTCTGCCCATCAGCAACATTTGACAGCAGAAGTATTCAAATCAAATTGGGAGTGGATTTGTACGCCTTCAGGAAGAACCGCTGATGAACTATTAGATCTAGAGAACTTAATCAAGTCGATTCATTTTGATTTTAACTTGGGTGAAAAATGGAAATGGGCTCAAGCGAAAGACGGGATCTTCACGGTAAGGCGATTGTCCTTTCTTATTGATAAACATATTCTTGGTCATCCTCCTAGCTTGAATAAAACTCTCCGTAACAAACTCATTCCCAAAAAGATTGAAATTTTCACTTGGAGAGCATTAAAGAAAAGGATCCCGGTAAGGGTCGAGCTTGATAAAAGGGGAATTGACCTTCACAGTGTGCGCTGCCCCGTGTGTGATGATGGGCTTGAGTCGGTTGATCACTCTCTTGTTTCGTGTAAGTTTGCATCGGAAGTTTGGGTTCGTATCTATAAATGGTGGAATATGGGGCCATGTACGTTTTCGAATTTGGATTTTCTTGAAGGTAATCTCACACAAGCTTCGTCTTCGTTGGGAAAGAAAATTTGGCAAGGGGTGTTGTGGGTTTGTGCATATTACTTATGGAAGAACCGCAATATGAAAGTTTTTCGGAATGAGGAGTGGTGTGTCCCGGTTCTAGTGAATGAAATTCAAGTTAAAGCTTTCGAATGGATCTCGTTCCGGCTTAGGGGAAACAACATCGATTGGTCTTCTTGGCTTGTAAACCCACATGTATTTTTAAATTTGTAA